One window of Myxocyprinus asiaticus isolate MX2 ecotype Aquarium Trade chromosome 4, UBuf_Myxa_2, whole genome shotgun sequence genomic DNA carries:
- the LOC127437317 gene encoding phosphoserine aminotransferase-like, with the protein MDKKQTIHFGAGPAKLPQSVLFQAQKELLDYSGIGISVLEMSHRSSDFTKILNTAENLLRELLNVPKNYKILFLQGGGSGQFSAVPLNLISLKEDRCADYLVTGAWSAKAAKEAEKYGKVNVIHPKLESYTKIPESSTWSLNPSASYVYYCCNETVHGVEFNFIPDTKGVLLVCDMSSNFLSQPVDVSKFGVIFAGAQKNVGCAGVTVVIVREDLLGKALKECPIILDYQVQAGNNSLYNTPPCFSIYIMGLVLEWIRNSGGADAMEQLNKQKSAMIYDIINNSNGFYSCPVDEACRSRMNIPFRIGKKEGDESLEKLFLDGASKLGMISLKGHRSVGGIRVSLYNAVTVEDAKALATYMEEFLRNHQ; encoded by the exons ATGGATAAGAAACAGACCATACATTTTGGAGCGGGACCGGCGAAACTTCCACAGTCG GTTTTATTCCAAGCACAAAAAGAGCTACTGGATTATAGTGGCATTGGAATAAGCGTTCTTG AAATGAGCCACAGATCGTCCGATTTCACCAAGATTTTGAACACTGCTGAAAATCTCCTGCGTGAACTTTT GAATGTACCTAAAAACTATAAGATACTGTTCCTGCAAGGTGGTGGCTCGGGACAGTTCAGCGCTGTTCCGCTAAATCTAATTAGTCTGAAGGAGGACAGGTGTGCTGATTATCTGGTCACAGGTGCATGGTCTGCCAAGGCAGCCAAAGAGGCAGAGAAGTATGGAAAAGTGAATGTGATCCATCCAAAACTGGAAAGTTACACCA AGATTCCTGAAAGTAGCACTTGGTCGTTGAATCCTTCAGCATCATACGTCTACTACTGCTGCAACGAAACTGTGCATGGCGTTGAGTTTAACTTCATCCCTGACACTAAAGGAGTGCTTCTCGTCTGTGATATGTCATCCAACTTCCTCTCGCAGCCAGTAGATGTGTCAAAG TTTGGTGTGATATTTGCTGGTGCACAGAAGAATGTTGGTTGTGCTGGTGTGACAGTTGTAATTGTAAGAGAGGATTTGTTGGGCAAAGCTTTGAAGGAATGCCCAATAATACTGGACTACCAGGTGCAGGCTGGCAATAACTCACTCTACAACACTCCTCCATGCTTCag TATTTACATCATGGGTTTGGTTCTGGAGTGGATCAGGAACAGCGGAGGGGCAGATGCCATGGAACaactaaacaaacagaaatctGCCATGATCTATGACATCATCAACAACTCCAATGGATTCTATTC TTGCCCTGTTGATGAGGCATGTCGAAGCCGTATGAACATTCCCTTCCGCATCGGAAAAAAGGAAGGAGACGAAAGCCTTGAAAAGCTATTCCTGGATGGTGCCTCAAAACTTGGAATGATTTCACTGAAAGGACACAG gtCTGTTGGTGGTATCCGAGTTTCCTTGTACAATGCAGTGACTGTTGAAGATGCGAAGGCTCTCGCCACATATATGGAAGAATTCCTAAGGAATCACCAGTAG